A window of Bufo gargarizans isolate SCDJY-AF-19 chromosome 9, ASM1485885v1, whole genome shotgun sequence contains these coding sequences:
- the ZC3H12B gene encoding probable ribonuclease ZC3H12B: MTAWSMVRKLEMEKKKPSKEERAAANEMDYSQDLGDCSESDEWTSSESEAEQQGGRSGIGSYVNTLFQGIDIASKPHRQLCRSPCLDRPSFSQSSIQVLPEQQPKLEDTKSIRDREYQAKMDFALKLGYSGDQIQAVLNKLGADALINDILAELVRLGNKGESETQSSGDVVSNNLVPRGPCTKEIASPELSLEDEVVDNTDNLRPIVIDGSNVAMSHGNKEVFSCRGIQLAVEWFLEKGHKDITVFVPAWRKEQSRPDAPITDQEILRKLEKEKILVFTPSRRVQGRRVVCYDDRFIVKLAFDSDGIIVSNDNYRDLQNEKPEWKKFIEERLLMYSFVNDKFMPPDDPLGRHGPSLENFLRKKPVVPEHKKQPCPYGKKCTYGHKCKYYHPERANQPLRSVADELRISAKLSAVKTMSEGALVKCGTGPSNCKADGFIDTKRIAPKRQSDPSIRSVAIEPEQRLSAARKSEANSVPSLVSALSVPTLPPPKSHAVSALNTRSASSPVPGSSQFSHQKSSLEHMASVHYPPILVTNSHGNSVSYTEDYPKYESLGDHGYYSMLSDFSNLSISSMHNSDYYPTEQDRTGFSRNSSPCPDSCMSHTSSDSYSSYSDLYLGITEQGPEETMKPQRPPQSRLQPFVHGYHEALTRVQSYGQEEPMQRPRKQSSSHLALHIQHPLVGARSSCPGDYPAPESMHPTANSQPGRALVMTRMDSISDSRLYESNPMRQRRPPLCREQHASWDPLPCPTDSYSYHSYPLSNSLMQPCYEPVMVRSMPEKMEQLWRSPHWPLMASEPREQHIIPEHQYQTYKNLSNIFPPGVVLSVMEKNPHVTDAQQLAAVIVSKLRSGHHHC, translated from the exons ATGACGGCCTGGTCCATGGTCAGAAAATTGGAAATGGAAAAGAAAAAGCCGTCCAAAGAAGAAAGGGCGGCTGCAAACGAGATGGACTACTCACAGGACCTTGGAGACTGCAGTGAATCTGATGAATGGACCAGCTCCGAGAGTGAAGCAGAACAGCAGGGAGGCAGAAGTGGAATTGGGAGTTATGTCAATACGCTTTTTCAAGGTATAGACATTGCAAGTAAGCCACACAGACAGCTTTGTAGGTCACCGTGTTTGGACCGGCCCAGCTTCTCACAGAGCAGCATTCAAGTTCTGCCGGAGCAGCAACCCAAGCTGGAAGATACCAAGAGTATCCGGGACAGGGAATATCAAGCGAAGATGGACTTTGCCCTAAAGTTGGGATACAGTGGGGACCAAATCCAAGCTGTCCTCAACAAACTGGGTGCAGACGCTCTTATCAATGATATCCTGGCAGAGCTGGTGAGACTGGGGAACAAGGGAGAATCGGAAACGCAGAGCAGCGGAGACGTGGTCAGTAACAACCTTGTACCCAGAGGCCCCTGTACCAAAGAGATCGCAAGTCCAGAACTATCTCTAGAAGATGAAGTTGTTGACAACACAGACAATCTCCGGCCTATTGTCATTGATGGAAGTAACGTGGCCATGAG CCATGGCAATAAAGAGGTCTTTTCTTGTCGAGGGATACAGCTGGCTGTGGAATGGTTTCTTGAGAAAGGACATAAAGATATTACAGTGTTTGTGCCTGCGTGGAGGAAAGAGCAGTCCCGtcctgatgcccccataactg ATCAAGAGATTCTCCGCAAACTAGAAAAGGAGAAGATTTTGGTCTTTACCCCATCCCGCAGGGTACAGGGCCGCAGGGTGGTTTGCTATGATGACCGGTTTATAGTTAAGCTGGCCTTTGACTCTGATGGCATTATTGTGTCCAACGACAACTACAGAGACCTACAGAATGAGAAACCCGAATGGAAGAAGTTCATCGAGGAACGGCTCCTGATGTATTCATTTGTCAATGATAA gtttaTGCCTCCAGATGACCCTCTGGGAAGGCATGGTCCTAGCTTGGAAAATTTCCTGCGTAAAAAGCCTGTTGTACCAGAGCATAAGAAGCAACCTTGCCCCTATG GAAAAAAGTGTACCTATGGGCACAAATGCAAGTACTACCACCCTGAGCGAGCGAACCAGCCTCTGAGGTCTGTGGCAGATGAGCTCCGTATAAGTGCTAAGCTGTCAGCTGTAAAGACAATGAGTGAAGGTGCTTTGGTTAAATGTGGAACTGGTCCATCTAATTGCAAGGCAGATGGGTTCATTGACACTAAACGTATAGCTCCCAAAAGACAGTCTGATCCAAGTATTCGTTCTGTAGCGATTGAGCCAGAACAGAGACTTTCAGCAGCCCGCAAGTCAGAGGCCAACTCTGTGCCATCACTTGTGTCTGCCTTGAGTGTTCCAACACTGCCACCTCCCAAGAGCCACGCTGTAAGTGCTTTGAACACTCGCTCAGCAAGTAGTCCAGTACCAGGATCATCACAATTCTCCCACCAGAAGTCCTCACTAGAACACATGGCAAGTGTACACTACCCGCCAATTTTGGTGACCAACAGCCATGGCAATTCAGTGAGTTACACTGAGGATTATCCAAAATATGAGTCCCTTGGAGACCATGGTTATTACTCGATGCTTAGTGACTTTTCCAACCTTAGCATAAGTAGTATGCACAACTCGGACTACTACCCCACTGAACAAGACCGGACAGGATTTTCCAGGAACTCCAGCCCATGTCCTGACAGCTGCATGAGCCACACTAGTAGCGATTCATACTCTTCTTACAGTGACCTCTATTTGGGGATCACAGAACAAGGTCCTGAGGAAACTATGAAGCCCCAAAGACCCCCACAGAGTAGGCTGCAGCCATTTGTACATGGCTATCATGAAGCACTTACTCGAGTGCAGAGCTATGGACAGGAAGAACCCATGCAAAGGCCTCGTAAGCAGTCATCGTCACATTTGGCTCTTCATATTCAACATCCTCTAGTAGGAGCAAGGTCCAGTTGCCCAGGGGATTATCCAGCGCCGGAGAGTATGCATCCCACTGCCAATTCCCAGCCTGGTAGAGCTTTAGTGATGACCCGAATGGATAGCATTTCTGACTCTCGTCTTTATGAAAGTAACCCAATGCGGCAAAGGAGACCACCATTGTGCCGAGAGCAGCATGCCAGTTGGGACCCTTTACCATGCCCCACAGACTCGTATAGCTACCACTCATACCCACTGAGTAATAGTCTGATGCAGCCCTGCTATGAACCAGTGATGGTAAGGAGTATGCCAGAGAAGATGGAACAGCTCTGGAGGTCACCACACTGGCCACTTATGGCCAGCGAACCCAGAGAGCAACACATCATTCCTGAGCATCAGTATCAGACATACAAGAACTTGTCCAACATCTTTCCACCAGGGGTGGTGCTCTCGGTCATGGAGAAAAACCCCCACGTGACGGATGCACAGCAGCTTGCAGCTGTCATTGTGTCAAAGTTGAGATCTGGTCATCACCACTGTTAA